A segment of the Catenuloplanes nepalensis genome:
CTGATGCCGTTCGTGCTGCGCACCTGGCTCTACGGCTCCGGCGTCTTCTACAGCCTGGACAACTTCATCGACGACGCGCCCGGCCCGCTCACCACGCTGCTGCACTGGAACCCGATGGTCGCGTTCATCGACCTGATCCGGTACGCGCTGATCGACTCGCTGCCCCACGCACGCATGCCCGGCCACCTGTGGCTCTCCGCCGTCCTGTGGTCCCTGGTGATCGGCGCGGGCGGCTTCCTGTTCTTCTGGGCGGCGGAGGAGGAGTACGGCCGTGAGTGAGCCCACCGTGATCGTCGAGAACCTCGACGTGGTCTACCAGGTCCGCGGGCGGGCCGGCGCCGGCAGCCCGATCGCCGCGCTCGGCCGGATGGTGTTCCGTCGCGCCCTGCCCCCCAAGCGTTCGGTGCACGCGGTCAAGAACGTGTCGTTCACCGCGTACGAGGGGCAGGCCATCGGTCTGATCGGCACGAACGGCTCCGGCAAGTCCACGCTGCTGCGCACGATCGCCGGCCTGCAACCCGCCCACCGCGGGCGCGTGCTGACCCGGGGCCAGCCGTCGTTCCTCGGCGTGAACGCCGCGCTGATGCGCGACCTGACCGGCGAGCGGAACGTGGTGCTCGGCTGCCTGGCGATGGGCATGAGCCCGGCGGAGACCCGGGCGAAGTATCAGGAGATCGTGGATTTCTCCGGCATCAACGAGAAGGGCGACTTCATCTCGCTGCCGATGCGCACCTACTCCTCGGGCATGGCCGCCCGGCTGCGCTTCGCCATCGCGGCCGCCAAGACCCACGACGTCCTGATCATCGACGAGGCCCTGACCACCGGCGACGCCCGCTTCCAGAAACGCAGCGAGGACCGCGTCCGCGAACTGCGCCGTCAGGCCGGCACCGTCTTCCTGGTCAGCCACGCCAACCGGTCCATCCGCGACACCTGCGAACGCACCATCTGGCTCGAATCCGGGGAAATCCGCATGGACGGCCCGACCGACGAGGTCGTCGATGCCTATGAGGCGTACACCAAAAAGCGATAAAGGCGATGTTCCCGCTTCCGGCCTGGGCACTTTCCGAGTGCTCCCGCGGGCACCGGTCGTCCGCATGGGCAGGTGTTCACTCCGGTCAGGGGCGGGGATCGGGGCGGCAGCCGGGCTCCCTGTCGGTTTCGTCGTGGCCGAGTTCAAAACCCGGCCGCAGGCCGTCTCCTGCCCGTTCGGCGGCGGGGCGGGTCTACTGACAGAGCTTCAAGGTCAACGCGCAAGGATCCGTGATCCAGGCGCCCCCGAAAACTCGCTAACCCCTGGGTGTCGGGTCCGCGCGCAGCGCCAGTGTGGGGCACTCGGCGATCGCGCGGCGGGCGTGCGTGACCAGCTGCGGTGGGATCGGGTCGCCCTTCAGGATCGGGTAGCCCCACTCGTCCAGCTTCACCTGCTCGGGCAGCAGCTCCGCGCACATGCCCCGGGCCACGCAGGTGATCGGGTTGACGCGCAGATATTGCCCGGCCTCGGCCTGCGGGTTCTTCGCCACGGCTACCTCCAGGATCCGTCCCGGTCGCGGGCGGCCGGCAGCGGCAGCAGCGGGTCCGCGGCCGCACCCCGGCACGTCGCGCCGCCCAGGTGGGTCTGCAGGTCCTCGGCGAACGCGGCGAGCGCGCTGTTGACCAGCCGGGTCGCGCCGTCCGGGTGGCTGCACGCGCCGCGCCCGTTGACCACCGCGAGCCGCCGGGTGAGCCGCTGCCGCACCGCGGGAGAGCACCGGCCGTACGCGACCGCCTCCATGTCGTCCGCGATCGCCGGCAGCCCGAACACGCACGGCCCGCACTGCCCGGCCGATTCCTCCGCCAGATAGCGGGCCACCCGCGCGGTCTCCACCAGCCCGCAGCTGCCGGCCGGGAGCGCCACGATCGCGCCCGCGCCGATGGTCACGCCGAGCGTGCCGGCCGGGTCGTGCGACAGCGGCAGCAGTTCGTTGCCGGGCAGCGTGACCCAGGTGCCGAAGTAGCCGCCGACCAGCGCCGCGCTCAGCGTCTCGGCCGGACCGCCGGCCAGGTCCAGCACCGCGCCGAGCCGGGTGCCGGGCGCGATCTCGTAGACGCCCGGCCGGCGTACCGCGCCGCCGACCGTGACCAGCGTCGAGCCGGGGTCGGTGTCGGTGCCCACCGTGCGGAACCACTCCGCGCCGCGCAGCGCGATCAGCGCCAGGTGGGCGAGCGTCTCCACGTTGTCGACCAGCGTGGGCCGGCCGGCCACGCCGCGCTCGGCCGTGCGCGGCGGCGCGAACGTGGGCCGCGCGTCGCCGGTGTTGATGTACTTGACCAGCGCGGACGACTCGCTGGCGACGTACCGCCGGGGCAGCCGCGCGACCTCCCAGCGGACCGGGTCGGTGCGCCGGCGGGCGATCTCGCGCTCCAGCCGGTCGGCCAGCCCGGCGCCGCGCTCCACGCAGAGCACCACCCGGTCCGCTCCGACCGCGTGCGCGGCCAGCACCGCGCCGTCCAGCACCAGGTGCGGCGCGTAGGTGAGCAGCGCGCGGTCCTTGCTGCTGGCCGGCTCCGACTCGCAGCCGTTCGCGACCACCACCGGCGTCCGGCCCGCCTCGGCCACCGCGGCCAGCTTCTTCCCGGTCGGGTATCCGCCGCCACCCCGGCCGCGCAGTCCGGCACGGCGTACCGCGTCGATCAGCCGGCGCTGCCCGATCTCCCCCGCGAACGTGCGCAGCGGCAGGTCGCCGTAGGCGGCGCGGTGCTCCTCCAGCGTTCCGGCAGCACGCAGGAGCCGGGGTGCGGGCCGGGTGTCGCGCCGCTGCTGCGGTCGCTCCGCCATGAGCGTCACCGGATCCTCCAGAATCATCAGCGGGTACGGGTGGAGAACTCCCCGGGCAGGCGCACCGGCTCCGGTGCCGGGCGGGCCGCGGCCACCGGCTTCGTCGCGGGGGCCGGCTTCGGCGGTGCGGAGTCGACCGGCGGCCGGTCCCGCTTTATGATCCGGATCGTCACCGCGACCAGCACGGAGCCGATGCTGACCCCCGCGGTGACCAGGCCGATCGGGCTGGTCGCGTCGGTGCCGGCGCCGATGCCGTGGGCCAACGCGATCGGCCAGCTCAGGTAGGCCAGCCAGTGGATGCCCTTCCACAGCCGCAGGTTGATCCGGGGTCGCAGCAGGCTGGTGACGATCAGCGCCAGCAGGATGTCGAACGAGATCGCGCCGAGCCCGAGCCAGAACGGCTGGTACTGCGACACGAAGGGGATCACCGCGTCCGCGAACGTGATCGGCACGTAGTCGTCCACCGCCACCGTCACCACGTGCACCAGCAGCAGCGCGAGCGTGAGCAGTGAGATGTTGCGGTGCAGCCCGGCCAGCGCGAACCGGGGCCAGCTCGCGGAGCCGACGCGCAGCGGGCCGAGGATGCCGAGCAGGATGGTGGCGGTCATCAGCAGCACCGCCACCATGCCGCTTCCCCGGGCGGCGAACCACATGGTCAGGCCACCTCCGCCCGCGCAGGGTCACTCGGCCAGCCGGCCGAGGTGGTGACCGCGCCGTCGGGCGCGACCAGGCGGGCCGGCAGCCGGCGGTTGGCCAGCCAGCGCGGCGCGCCCCGGCCGCGGATGATCGAGGCGGTCGCGGCCGCGTTCGCGTCCACGCAGCTGCCCGCCGCGACCGAGACCGTCTTCCAGATCGGCGCGGGTACGTCCCCGGTGCGCGGATCCACGATGTGGTGCACCTGCCGGTCGCCACGCCGCCACCGCCGCTGCGTGACGCTGGACGTGGCGAGCGCACCCGAGGTGATCGAGACGACCGGGTCGGTGGCGCCGGCCGGCGTGCGGTGGCTGTCGCCGACGCTGATCAGCCAGCCGCCCTCCGGTGCCGGGCCGGCCGTGGCCAGGTCGCCGCCGAGCGAGACCAGCGCGCCGCAGCCGAGCGTGGCGATCCGCGCGGCGGTCCGGTCGGCCGCGAACGCCTTGCCGGTCGCGCCCACGTCGAGCAGGATCCGGCGCGGCACCAGCACGCGTCCGGCGTCCGGGTCGAGCTGCACGCGCCACCAGCCCGGGGCCGGGCGCAGCGGCTCGCCCTCGGGCAGCGCGCGACCGCGCAGCGCGGCGTAGTCCCGGTCGTACCCGAGGTCGATCACCGCCTGGCCCACGGTCGGGTCGACCAGGCCGTTCGTGGCGGACGCGGCGCGC
Coding sequences within it:
- a CDS encoding NADH-ubiquinone oxidoreductase-F iron-sulfur binding region domain-containing protein, yielding MAERPQQRRDTRPAPRLLRAAGTLEEHRAAYGDLPLRTFAGEIGQRRLIDAVRRAGLRGRGGGGYPTGKKLAAVAEAGRTPVVVANGCESEPASSKDRALLTYAPHLVLDGAVLAAHAVGADRVVLCVERGAGLADRLEREIARRRTDPVRWEVARLPRRYVASESSALVKYINTGDARPTFAPPRTAERGVAGRPTLVDNVETLAHLALIALRGAEWFRTVGTDTDPGSTLVTVGGAVRRPGVYEIAPGTRLGAVLDLAGGPAETLSAALVGGYFGTWVTLPGNELLPLSHDPAGTLGVTIGAGAIVALPAGSCGLVETARVARYLAEESAGQCGPCVFGLPAIADDMEAVAYGRCSPAVRQRLTRRLAVVNGRGACSHPDGATRLVNSALAAFAEDLQTHLGGATCRGAAADPLLPLPAARDRDGSWR
- a CDS encoding FAD:protein FMN transferase, producing MSGLRVAPSRVTFPIWGTTALLLVTDPAALPEAERMLRAGLDEIDAACSRFRADSELVRLTEYAGRAASISPLLTEILQAALRAASATNGLVDPTVGQAVIDLGYDRDYAALRGRALPEGEPLRPAPGWWRVQLDPDAGRVLVPRRILLDVGATGKAFAADRTAARIATLGCGALVSLGGDLATAGPAPEGGWLISVGDSHRTPAGATDPVVSITSGALATSSVTQRRWRRGDRQVHHIVDPRTGDVPAPIWKTVSVAAGSCVDANAAATASIIRGRGAPRWLANRRLPARLVAPDGAVTTSAGWPSDPARAEVA
- a CDS encoding ABC transporter ATP-binding protein, with translation MSEPTVIVENLDVVYQVRGRAGAGSPIAALGRMVFRRALPPKRSVHAVKNVSFTAYEGQAIGLIGTNGSGKSTLLRTIAGLQPAHRGRVLTRGQPSFLGVNAALMRDLTGERNVVLGCLAMGMSPAETRAKYQEIVDFSGINEKGDFISLPMRTYSSGMAARLRFAIAAAKTHDVLIIDEALTTGDARFQKRSEDRVRELRRQAGTVFLVSHANRSIRDTCERTIWLESGEIRMDGPTDEVVDAYEAYTKKR
- a CDS encoding ferric reductase-like transmembrane domain-containing protein → MWFAARGSGMVAVLLMTATILLGILGPLRVGSASWPRFALAGLHRNISLLTLALLLVHVVTVAVDDYVPITFADAVIPFVSQYQPFWLGLGAISFDILLALIVTSLLRPRINLRLWKGIHWLAYLSWPIALAHGIGAGTDATSPIGLVTAGVSIGSVLVAVTIRIIKRDRPPVDSAPPKPAPATKPVAAARPAPEPVRLPGEFSTRTR
- a CDS encoding ferredoxin gives rise to the protein MAKNPQAEAGQYLRVNPITCVARGMCAELLPEQVKLDEWGYPILKGDPIPPQLVTHARRAIAECPTLALRADPTPRG